From one Streptomyces sp. ICC1 genomic stretch:
- a CDS encoding SPW_0924 family protein, protein MRAIVAAASGLVLAVLLVLAITAMGAPEGKTSPKPLLTTAPAAPGK, encoded by the coding sequence ATGCGCGCAATCGTCGCCGCCGCCAGCGGTCTCGTCCTCGCGGTGCTCCTCGTCCTCGCCATCACGGCGATGGGGGCGCCGGAAGGCAAGACCTCACCGAAGCCCCTGCTCACCACCGCGCCCGCCGCGCCCGGAAAGTAG
- a CDS encoding DUF998 domain-containing protein, producing MRTSLAGPPRPPDHGPLASGALWVVVSLTQAATRQGYDITRHPLSALSNGSLGWLQIPNFVLAGALAAIGATGLRRALRGPPGRAWAPRLVRLSGLSLIAAGAVVLDPSHGVPVRRDPGPLTLRGGATA from the coding sequence ATGCGGACCAGTCTCGCGGGTCCGCCCCGGCCCCCGGACCACGGCCCCCTCGCATCAGGCGCCCTGTGGGTGGTCGTGTCCCTGACCCAGGCCGCCACCCGCCAGGGTTACGACATCACCCGCCACCCGCTCAGCGCGCTGAGCAACGGCTCGCTCGGCTGGCTCCAGATCCCCAACTTCGTGCTCGCCGGGGCCCTGGCCGCCATCGGGGCCACCGGCCTGCGCCGGGCCCTGCGCGGACCGCCCGGCCGTGCCTGGGCCCCGCGCCTGGTTCGGCTCAGCGGTCTCAGCCTGATCGCCGCGGGAGCCGTCGTGCTCGACCCGTCCCACGGCGTCCCCGTCCGCCGCGACCCCGGCCCCCTGACCCTCCGCGGAGGCGCCACCGCGTGA
- a CDS encoding amidohydrolase: MTDRTARSAEAAGAPATAPGPDRTVLLRRGEVHSPADPFATAMVVERGHIAWVGSEGAADAFAQGVDEVVDLDGALVTPAFTDAHVHTTSAGLALTGLDLSAAASLPEALAHVRAYADSRPADRVLLGHGWDASRWPERRAPLRRELDEAAGGRPLYLSRIDAHSAVVTTALLRLVPGVEAAADEPLTRDAHHAVRRAALDALTPAQRAEAQRAALDRAASLGIGSVHECGGPEISSPEDFTALLELARTHPGPRVFGYWADRDLDRVRELGAVGAAGDLFVDGALGSHTACLHAPYADAGHTGTEYLDARAVAEHVAACTEAGLQAGFHAIGDAAITAVVEGVRAAADKVGLDRVRAARHRVEHAEMMTPAAIAAFAELGLTASVQPAFDALWGGEEGMYADRLGAGRARTLNPYAAMLKAGVPLAFGSDAPVTPLDPWGAVRAAAFHRTPAHRISVRAAFAAHTRGGWRALGRDDAGTLVPGAPADYALWQTAELVVQAPDDRVARWSTDPRSGTPGLPDLTPGADLPVCLATVVGGREVFVRPQG; encoded by the coding sequence ATGACAGACCGCACCGCCCGCTCCGCCGAAGCCGCCGGAGCCCCCGCGACCGCCCCGGGACCCGACCGGACCGTCCTCCTGCGCCGCGGAGAGGTCCACAGCCCCGCCGACCCCTTCGCCACGGCGATGGTCGTCGAGCGGGGCCACATCGCCTGGGTCGGCTCCGAGGGCGCGGCCGACGCCTTCGCCCAGGGCGTCGACGAGGTCGTCGACCTCGACGGCGCGCTGGTCACGCCCGCCTTCACCGACGCCCACGTGCACACCACCTCCGCCGGCCTCGCCCTGACCGGGCTGGACCTGTCCGCGGCCGCCTCGCTCCCCGAAGCACTCGCGCACGTGCGCGCGTACGCGGACAGCCGCCCGGCCGACCGGGTGCTCCTCGGCCACGGCTGGGACGCCTCGCGCTGGCCGGAGCGGCGCGCCCCCCTGCGGCGCGAGCTCGACGAGGCCGCCGGCGGCCGGCCGCTCTACCTCAGCCGCATCGACGCCCACTCCGCCGTGGTCACCACCGCCCTGCTGCGGCTCGTACCCGGCGTCGAGGCGGCCGCCGACGAGCCGCTGACCCGCGACGCCCACCACGCGGTGCGCCGGGCCGCGCTCGACGCGCTGACCCCGGCCCAGCGCGCCGAGGCCCAGCGGGCCGCCCTCGACCGGGCCGCCTCCCTCGGGATCGGCTCCGTCCACGAGTGCGGCGGCCCCGAGATCTCCTCCCCGGAGGACTTCACCGCCCTCCTGGAACTGGCGCGCACGCACCCCGGCCCCCGCGTCTTCGGCTATTGGGCCGACCGGGACCTCGACCGGGTCAGGGAGCTCGGCGCCGTCGGGGCCGCCGGAGACCTCTTCGTCGACGGCGCCCTCGGCTCGCACACCGCCTGCCTGCACGCCCCGTACGCCGACGCCGGCCACACCGGCACCGAGTACCTCGACGCGCGCGCCGTCGCCGAGCACGTCGCCGCCTGCACCGAGGCGGGCCTCCAGGCCGGCTTCCACGCCATCGGCGACGCCGCGATCACCGCCGTCGTCGAGGGCGTGCGGGCCGCTGCCGACAAGGTCGGCCTCGACCGCGTCCGCGCCGCCCGCCACCGCGTCGAACACGCCGAGATGATGACCCCGGCCGCCATCGCGGCCTTCGCGGAGCTCGGCCTCACCGCCTCCGTGCAGCCCGCCTTCGACGCGCTGTGGGGCGGTGAGGAGGGCATGTACGCCGACCGGCTCGGCGCCGGGCGCGCCCGCACCCTGAACCCGTACGCGGCCATGCTCAAGGCCGGCGTCCCGCTCGCCTTCGGCTCCGACGCGCCCGTCACCCCGCTCGACCCCTGGGGCGCCGTCCGCGCGGCCGCCTTCCACCGCACGCCCGCCCACCGCATCTCCGTACGGGCCGCCTTCGCCGCCCACACCCGCGGCGGCTGGCGGGCCCTGGGCCGCGACGACGCGGGCACCCTCGTCCCCGGCGCCCCGGCCGACTACGCGCTCTGGCAGACCGCCGAGCTGGTGGTCCAGGCCCCCGACGACCGGGTCGCCCGCTGGTCCACGGACCCGCGCTCCGGCACCCCCGGGCTGCCGGACCTGACCCCCGGCGCGGACCTCCCGGTCTGCCTGGCCACGGTCGTCGGCGGCCGGGAGGTATTCGTACGGCCACAGGGGTGA